The proteins below are encoded in one region of Aggregicoccus sp. 17bor-14:
- a CDS encoding MotA/TolQ/ExbB proton channel family protein yields the protein MNFPLLLAQLPNENLGWLSHKLLGVTLGSAEWVLWVLVSLSVASIALMLERAVYFARHRLPNSEALALQLARGEFDAVRSAVGDRPGMEAAVVREGLASISKGPDTVEQVIASTVARERPQYERFLSFLGTLGNNAPFIGLFGTVLGIIKAFNDLGRSGAKGGAIQQTVMAGISEALVATAVGLAVAIPAVVAFNLFNRQLKTLTSRTNALGFALVGALRAERRTGEGK from the coding sequence ATGAACTTCCCCCTTCTCCTCGCCCAGCTGCCCAACGAGAACCTGGGCTGGCTCAGCCACAAGCTGCTGGGCGTCACGCTCGGCAGCGCCGAGTGGGTGCTGTGGGTGCTGGTGTCGCTCTCCGTGGCGTCCATCGCGCTGATGCTGGAGCGTGCGGTGTACTTCGCGCGCCACCGCCTGCCCAACTCGGAGGCGCTCGCGCTGCAGCTGGCGCGCGGCGAGTTCGATGCGGTGCGCAGCGCCGTGGGCGACCGCCCCGGCATGGAGGCGGCCGTGGTGCGCGAGGGGCTCGCGAGCATCTCCAAGGGCCCGGACACCGTGGAGCAGGTCATCGCCTCCACCGTCGCCCGCGAGCGCCCGCAGTACGAGCGCTTCCTCTCGTTCCTGGGGACGCTGGGCAACAACGCGCCCTTCATCGGCCTCTTCGGCACGGTGCTCGGCATCATCAAGGCCTTCAACGACCTGGGCCGCAGCGGCGCCAAGGGCGGAGCCATCCAGCAGACGGTGATGGCGGGCATCTCCGAGGCGCTCGTGGCCACGGCGGTGGGCCTCGCGGTCGCCATCCCCGCCGTCGTCGCCTTCAACCTCTTCAACCGCCAGCTCAAGACGCTCACCAGCCGCACCAACGCGCTGGGCTTCGCGCTGGTGGGTGCGCTGCGCGCCGAGCGGCGCACGGGCGAGGGGAAGTAG